A window from Streptomyces subrutilus encodes these proteins:
- a CDS encoding crotonase/enoyl-CoA hydratase family protein gives MGGTEHLTVERHGATLVLTMNRPETKNALSLPLLVGLHDGWLEADADDAIRSVVLTGAGGDFCAGMDLKALAGKGMAGDRYRDRLKADPDLHWKAMLRHHRPRKPVIAAVEGYCVAGGTEILQGTDIRVAAEGATFGLFEVKRGLFPIGGSTVRLPRQIARTHALEMLLTGRPYSAGEAARIGLVGRVVPDGTALEAALEIAERVNACGPLAVEAVKASVYETAELTEAEGLASELLRGWPIFDTADAKEGARAFAERRPAVYRRE, from the coding sequence ATGGGTGGGACGGAACACCTGACCGTGGAGCGCCACGGCGCCACGCTGGTACTCACCATGAACAGGCCCGAGACGAAGAACGCGCTCTCGCTGCCGCTGCTGGTGGGGCTCCACGACGGCTGGCTGGAGGCCGACGCCGACGACGCGATCCGCTCGGTGGTGCTGACCGGCGCGGGAGGCGACTTCTGCGCCGGCATGGACCTCAAGGCCCTCGCCGGGAAGGGCATGGCGGGCGACCGGTACCGCGACCGCCTCAAGGCCGACCCCGACCTGCACTGGAAGGCGATGCTCCGTCACCACCGCCCGCGCAAACCGGTGATCGCCGCGGTGGAGGGGTACTGCGTGGCCGGCGGCACCGAGATCCTCCAGGGCACCGACATCCGGGTGGCGGCCGAGGGCGCCACCTTCGGCCTCTTCGAGGTCAAGCGCGGCCTCTTCCCGATCGGCGGCTCCACGGTACGGCTGCCGCGCCAGATCGCGCGCACGCACGCCCTGGAGATGCTGCTGACCGGTCGGCCCTACTCGGCCGGGGAGGCCGCGCGGATCGGACTCGTCGGACGGGTCGTCCCCGACGGGACGGCGCTGGAGGCCGCGCTGGAGATCGCGGAGCGGGTCAACGCGTGCGGGCCGCTGGCGGTGGAGGCGGTGAAGGCCTCGGTGTACGAGACCGCGGAGCTGACCGAGGCGGAGGGACTGGCGTCCGAACTGCTCCGCGGCTGGCCGATCTTCGA